In one Zobellia galactanivorans genomic region, the following are encoded:
- a CDS encoding patatin-like phospholipase family protein gives MYKILSLDGGGSWAIIQLLTLRDRYGNMNGHEVLRKFDLVIANSGGSIVLAALAENYSINKAITLFKDKENRERIFHKNAFWDRFFPVDYLRFFGIGFGPKYSATKKMEAFEYLFPEVDKVQMSELPKIIGKESLKIVVCTYDALNNRAKFFKSYALTPSRYDSVRLTQAINGSSNAPVQYFDFPARFKAQESGVFFELWDGALGGFNNPILAGIIEAYKLKVDLKDIQIVSLGTSNALMSSDNKETFWNWKLDTQQHRRKKWAFHKFKPQLSFFMETVFNQAKTILYQPPDTANYMAMMFFKATTGKNLNESIIRLSPLIHFDDKLSTEAVPLIKQLYALDMDLTKDEQVDLLLQCFDAWKTGKIYNQPIEFEVERNNDLLFISGDRWYQDGMDRWVQWGKEKKI, from the coding sequence ATGTATAAAATCTTATCCTTAGATGGCGGCGGCAGTTGGGCCATTATACAACTACTCACTTTACGGGACCGCTACGGGAATATGAACGGGCATGAGGTACTCCGTAAGTTTGATCTGGTCATTGCCAATTCCGGTGGAAGTATTGTTCTGGCTGCCTTGGCAGAAAATTATTCTATAAATAAGGCCATTACCTTGTTTAAGGATAAAGAAAACCGAGAACGTATTTTTCATAAGAATGCCTTTTGGGACCGCTTTTTTCCGGTAGATTATTTACGTTTTTTCGGTATTGGATTTGGACCAAAATATAGTGCTACTAAGAAAATGGAAGCTTTTGAATATCTGTTTCCAGAAGTAGATAAGGTGCAGATGTCAGAATTGCCAAAAATCATTGGTAAAGAGTCCCTTAAAATTGTGGTCTGTACTTATGATGCGCTAAACAACCGGGCTAAGTTTTTTAAATCCTATGCGTTAACGCCATCGCGCTATGATTCCGTGCGGCTTACGCAGGCCATTAATGGTTCTTCTAATGCTCCGGTGCAATATTTTGATTTTCCGGCACGGTTTAAAGCACAAGAGAGCGGGGTGTTTTTTGAACTTTGGGATGGCGCCCTTGGCGGATTCAATAATCCTATTCTAGCGGGTATTATTGAGGCCTATAAACTAAAAGTGGACTTAAAGGACATACAAATTGTTTCCCTTGGTACCAGTAATGCGTTAATGTCTTCGGATAATAAAGAGACGTTTTGGAACTGGAAGCTAGACACCCAACAACACCGAAGAAAGAAATGGGCGTTTCATAAATTTAAACCACAACTCAGTTTCTTTATGGAAACCGTTTTTAACCAAGCCAAGACCATTTTATACCAACCGCCAGATACCGCCAATTATATGGCCATGATGTTTTTTAAAGCCACCACAGGCAAGAATTTGAATGAAAGCATCATACGGCTATCACCACTTATTCATTTTGATGATAAGCTGTCTACGGAAGCCGTACCGCTCATAAAACAACTGTATGCGCTAGATATGGACCTGACCAAAGATGAACAAGTGGACTTGCTCCTACAATGTTTTGATGCCTGGAAAACTGGAAAAATTTACAACCAACCCATTGAATTTGAAGTCGAAAGAAATAATGACTTGTTATTTATTTCTGGCGATAGATGGTATCAGGATGGGATGGATAGGTGGGTGCAATGGGGTAAAGAAAAAAAAATATGA
- a CDS encoding C39 family peptidase, with protein sequence MKKYVFKLIGGVLLMVMYQSCCTPSATIGSVNNTLRPQETRNWCWAAVTQMIAQNEGKIVSQCDLANHRFSMTNCCDFENTGESCPKTNDCNRPGWLELTFAGVKYSEDTTALSWDKLKKSIYCNKDVLGYAYGTPDVVGHVVAVRGYVSIAGTNYVVLNDPWSPCNGTERMITYEEYVNPTGTATHWRTWYGISKI encoded by the coding sequence ATGAAAAAGTATGTATTCAAACTAATTGGTGGGGTACTTTTAATGGTCATGTATCAGAGTTGTTGCACCCCTAGTGCCACAATCGGAAGTGTAAACAACACTTTAAGGCCACAAGAGACCAGAAATTGGTGTTGGGCCGCGGTAACGCAGATGATTGCGCAAAACGAAGGAAAAATCGTGAGCCAATGTGATTTGGCGAATCATAGGTTTAGTATGACCAATTGTTGTGATTTTGAAAATACGGGCGAAAGTTGCCCTAAAACAAACGATTGTAACAGGCCGGGATGGCTTGAACTTACCTTTGCGGGAGTAAAGTACAGTGAAGACACCACCGCTTTGAGTTGGGATAAACTGAAAAAAAGCATCTATTGCAACAAAGATGTTCTTGGTTATGCCTATGGAACACCGGATGTAGTGGGCCATGTAGTGGCCGTGCGGGGCTATGTGAGTATAGCTGGCACCAATTATGTAGTACTCAACGATCCTTGGTCACCCTGTAACGGGACAGAACGAATGATCACTTATGAAGAATATGTCAATCCTACAGGTACGGCCACACATTGGAGAACTTGGTACGGTATCAGTAAAATTTAA
- a CDS encoding phage tail protein, translated as MACRSVSTWITEKILTPVSRFITEAKEVCENIGQWVEEQVNQPIEEWVSQEERKCKRQKCKWWCACCNKWFCWIVVVVVKVVTWVVVTVTKWVVTLVCQIVTHVIGIVIELVLKIIHRLVTFLVCLFTDPLQAFKTLWDLWNDIVDTIEDIIDFIGVLLQDLKGMLSDIGRLLEGLGRTFCIFGKVLCSIFTAIFGFFSGIFAWLEDIVDILADTLEGLKDLIVGLLTFNWCKIQGGLGILNIFRLIPSVTRLLGQVFYVGPKGLVEKAKIENIIETALEEVFSDDPERLERSKRKARLGGDPIGVPLTIDPRRLAIRSSDFLRRLHNEGILNLHALAGRVSNCSGKFIYSAFDGEVVYTGTSTKVSQSDLDDFISLGPNSVPSFTAYPIKKATFKRYLDLARRKGFQIGLNFTWPSIKDLVVSSLQHVPLQSDTTDDTAQRELFALMGRPVENEDLSTVPTVAVFGYRDLSLNGLTSWYRPELEEFSPSGVTFRTRFPEVALRFVPIHEIGHYYGLNHEDHDNPALIMWTPKEGGGIVKAIPEYLLLSGEANFTLDDAEATWNYITTTQQARDSILP; from the coding sequence ATGGCATGTAGAAGCGTATCAACATGGATTACCGAAAAGATTTTAACCCCGGTTTCCCGATTCATTACCGAAGCCAAGGAAGTATGCGAAAACATAGGGCAATGGGTAGAGGAGCAGGTGAACCAACCCATTGAAGAATGGGTGAGCCAAGAAGAGCGCAAATGTAAAAGACAAAAGTGCAAATGGTGGTGTGCTTGCTGTAACAAGTGGTTTTGTTGGATTGTGGTCGTCGTAGTCAAGGTCGTTACTTGGGTCGTGGTGACCGTTACAAAATGGGTGGTCACCTTGGTATGCCAAATAGTGACCCATGTGATAGGGATCGTGATCGAACTCGTCCTTAAAATAATTCATAGATTGGTAACCTTTCTGGTTTGTCTTTTTACCGATCCGCTTCAGGCCTTCAAAACCTTGTGGGACCTTTGGAACGATATTGTCGACACCATTGAAGATATCATTGATTTTATCGGGGTATTGTTACAGGACCTAAAAGGCATGCTTTCCGACATCGGTCGATTGTTGGAAGGACTAGGACGAACATTCTGTATATTCGGGAAGGTGCTGTGCTCCATATTTACCGCTATTTTCGGTTTTTTCAGCGGCATATTCGCTTGGCTCGAGGATATTGTCGATATTCTTGCCGACACCTTAGAAGGACTCAAAGATTTAATCGTTGGCCTGTTAACCTTTAATTGGTGTAAGATACAAGGGGGACTTGGTATTTTAAACATTTTCAGGTTGATTCCTTCGGTCACCCGCTTACTCGGCCAGGTGTTCTACGTAGGCCCCAAGGGACTCGTAGAAAAGGCCAAGATCGAAAATATAATCGAAACGGCCCTTGAAGAAGTTTTTTCAGATGACCCTGAAAGATTGGAACGCTCTAAAAGAAAAGCGCGTCTTGGGGGGGACCCTATCGGAGTTCCACTTACAATAGATCCCCGTCGTCTGGCCATCAGAAGCTCCGATTTTTTAAGACGCTTGCACAATGAAGGCATTTTAAATTTACACGCCTTGGCAGGAAGGGTCTCTAACTGTAGCGGTAAGTTTATTTATTCGGCTTTTGATGGAGAGGTCGTATATACGGGCACATCTACCAAAGTAAGCCAGAGCGATCTCGACGACTTTATAAGTCTTGGGCCCAATTCGGTACCTTCCTTTACCGCTTATCCCATTAAGAAAGCTACGTTTAAAAGATATCTCGACCTAGCGAGAAGAAAAGGCTTTCAAATCGGCCTGAACTTTACATGGCCTTCGATTAAAGATTTGGTCGTAAGCTCCTTGCAACACGTTCCATTACAATCCGATACCACCGATGATACGGCCCAACGCGAGTTATTTGCCTTAATGGGAAGACCTGTCGAAAATGAAGATTTGAGCACCGTTCCCACCGTAGCCGTCTTCGGGTATCGAGATCTTAGCCTAAACGGGTTAACCTCATGGTACAGGCCTGAACTGGAAGAATTTAGTCCGTCAGGCGTTACTTTTAGAACCCGTTTTCCCGAAGTAGCCTTAAGGTTCGTTCCCATTCATGAAATAGGTCACTATTACGGGTTAAACCATGAAGATCATGACAACCCGGCCTTAATCATGTGGACACCCAAAGAAGGCGGAGGAATTGTCAAGGCCATACCGGAATATCTGCTCTTATCGGGAGAGGCCAATTTCACCCTTGACGATGCCGAGGCTACATGGAACTACATTACCACCACCCAACAGGCAAGAGACAGCATACTGCCATAA
- a CDS encoding SIR2 family protein: MKYIYLNGKKSVKVQMNQDIVENVYINDALYDFKEDNIVNSNKMEYAIEVKRKMYSQFLNHQFENLNVLTGAGSSIGVGKTKKGKLLSHLWDDSVSKITEKKFYKFCELVRYVDKDKTSGNYVKNLEKLLSLANIAKDYVKDKAEEGEEEVDIKSIISKIESLIKDNCTITLPEDNPHQVFLEKITKRKVTFPRAKVFTLNYDTLFEQAGRKSNYTIIDGFSFSLPRTFSGRNFDYDIVSRSLSRVKEDDNFIQKVFHLYKPHGSVDWSKENGDILQKEKVDYALMIYPKDSKYESSYEQPYFEMMSRFQQNLRNENVLLICIGFSFNDKHIVTAIIEALEQNPSFQLMVVNKGIDDSSENFKPFFEAAKKYNNIALVDEEFVDFVKYYPDLKSYSQESNNKIIINNLTPDE, translated from the coding sequence ATGAAGTATATATATTTGAATGGGAAAAAGTCGGTAAAGGTTCAAATGAACCAAGATATTGTTGAAAATGTATATATCAATGATGCACTCTACGACTTTAAAGAAGATAATATAGTTAATTCCAATAAAATGGAATATGCTATAGAAGTAAAACGTAAAATGTACAGCCAATTCTTAAATCATCAATTTGAGAATTTGAATGTTTTAACAGGAGCAGGCTCTTCCATTGGAGTAGGTAAAACGAAAAAAGGAAAATTGCTGTCTCACCTTTGGGACGATTCAGTATCAAAAATCACAGAGAAAAAGTTTTATAAGTTTTGTGAACTAGTTCGCTATGTAGATAAAGATAAGACATCGGGTAATTATGTCAAGAATTTAGAGAAATTATTATCGCTTGCTAATATAGCTAAGGATTATGTCAAGGATAAGGCAGAAGAAGGTGAGGAAGAAGTAGACATAAAGTCAATAATTTCAAAAATAGAAAGTCTTATTAAAGACAATTGTACAATAACACTCCCTGAGGATAATCCGCACCAGGTTTTTTTAGAAAAAATCACAAAAAGGAAAGTAACTTTCCCTAGAGCAAAGGTATTTACTCTTAATTATGATACGTTATTCGAACAAGCTGGACGAAAAAGCAATTATACAATAATTGATGGCTTTTCTTTTTCCTTGCCTAGAACTTTCAGTGGCAGAAATTTTGATTATGATATTGTTTCTAGAAGTTTAAGCAGAGTAAAGGAAGATGATAATTTTATTCAAAAAGTATTTCATTTATACAAACCGCATGGTTCTGTTGATTGGTCTAAAGAAAATGGAGATATTCTTCAAAAAGAAAAGGTAGACTATGCCCTAATGATTTACCCTAAAGATAGTAAATATGAAAGTTCGTATGAACAACCGTATTTTGAAATGATGTCACGTTTTCAGCAAAATTTAAGAAATGAAAATGTATTGTTAATTTGTATCGGATTTAGTTTTAATGATAAGCATATTGTTACTGCTATCATTGAAGCTTTAGAGCAAAACCCAAGTTTTCAGCTTATGGTTGTGAATAAAGGTATTGACGATTCTTCAGAAAATTTCAAACCTTTTTTTGAGGCTGCAAAAAAGTATAATAATATAGCATTAGTAGATGAAGAATTTGTAGATTTTGTTAAATATTATCCGGACTTAAAGTCTTACAGTCAAGAGAGTAATAATAAGATAATTATAAACAACTTGACACCAGATGAATAA
- a CDS encoding nitroreductase family protein: MSPKPHISVNGHTHVLYQENALSQEELIKQSQAFYTYLKQRRSIREYADTPVPKEVIETLIKTAATAPSGAHKQPWTFCAVSNPELKTKIRAAAEAEEKESYESRMSERWKKDLEPLGTDMHKPFLEVAPWLIVVFKKVHDLGANGEKLNNYYVNESVGIACGMLITAIHNAGLVTLTHTPSPMNFLARLLNRPSNERAFLLLPVGYPKSPTYVPDIERKPLDEVAEFYE; encoded by the coding sequence ATGTCGCCTAAACCCCATATTTCCGTTAACGGCCATACGCATGTTCTATATCAAGAAAATGCCCTATCACAAGAAGAACTGATAAAACAGAGCCAGGCTTTCTATACCTATCTGAAGCAGAGAAGGTCGATCAGGGAATATGCCGATACCCCTGTACCCAAGGAAGTTATAGAAACCTTGATCAAAACGGCCGCTACGGCGCCATCGGGAGCGCATAAGCAACCGTGGACGTTTTGTGCGGTATCGAACCCCGAGCTAAAAACAAAGATACGGGCAGCGGCCGAGGCGGAAGAAAAGGAAAGCTATGAGAGTCGAATGAGTGAGCGTTGGAAAAAAGACCTGGAACCCTTGGGTACCGATATGCACAAGCCTTTTTTGGAAGTGGCCCCTTGGTTGATCGTGGTTTTTAAAAAGGTACACGACCTTGGCGCCAATGGCGAAAAACTCAACAACTACTATGTGAACGAATCGGTGGGCATTGCCTGTGGCATGCTGATTACCGCTATACATAATGCGGGATTGGTTACTTTGACCCATACCCCTAGCCCTATGAATTTCTTAGCAAGGTTATTGAACCGACCAAGTAATGAGCGTGCCTTTTTATTACTGCCGGTGGGCTATCCAAAGTCGCCTACCTACGTGCCGGATATCGAACGGAAACCGTTGGATGAGGTGGCTGAATTTTATGAGTAA
- a CDS encoding DUF2130 domain-containing protein, whose translation MKEDTQIKCPNCGTSIDVQDILAHQLEEEIKQKYQSQIAVEKKRYEFEQEKLRREKAEFLEKKKQENELFQERLENQLKEGKKEIESKLKLKLKEEQSEQFDALQKELNEKSEQIKELNRTKAEIEKLKREKSELKEIAEAESQKKLNEILIAEKEKIKKSEEDKNELRFKEMQKQLEDQKKLTEEMKRKQEQGSMQLQGEVQELAIEEWLAAQFPLDSIEEIKKGARGGDCIQVVNTRAAQNCGSIYYESKRTKDFQPTWIEKFKADIRDRGANIGVLVTEVMPSGMDRMGLRDGIWICNYDEFKGLCAVLRETIVKLDTAISSQENKGDKMDMLYTFLTGNTFRMQVEAIVEGFTQMKTDLESEKRSMQRIWKQREKQIEKVVTNTIDMYGSIKGIAGNAIQSVKALELPGGDDDDEQLF comes from the coding sequence ATGAAAGAAGATACTCAAATAAAATGTCCAAACTGCGGTACATCAATAGATGTACAAGATATTTTGGCGCATCAACTTGAAGAAGAAATCAAACAAAAATACCAGTCTCAAATAGCAGTAGAAAAGAAACGTTATGAATTTGAGCAAGAGAAGCTGAGACGAGAAAAAGCGGAGTTTCTAGAGAAGAAGAAGCAAGAAAACGAGCTTTTTCAAGAACGTTTAGAAAATCAGTTGAAAGAGGGCAAGAAGGAGATAGAGTCCAAACTTAAACTCAAATTAAAAGAAGAACAATCTGAACAGTTTGATGCGCTACAAAAAGAGCTGAATGAGAAGTCTGAACAAATAAAAGAGCTCAATAGAACCAAGGCTGAAATTGAAAAACTGAAGCGCGAAAAATCTGAGCTTAAAGAGATTGCAGAAGCAGAATCTCAAAAGAAATTGAACGAGATTCTTATTGCAGAAAAGGAAAAAATCAAGAAATCTGAAGAGGACAAAAATGAATTGCGTTTTAAAGAAATGCAAAAGCAATTAGAAGACCAAAAGAAGCTTACCGAAGAAATGAAACGTAAGCAGGAGCAGGGTTCTATGCAATTGCAAGGCGAAGTTCAAGAACTGGCCATTGAGGAATGGTTGGCGGCTCAATTTCCGTTAGATTCCATTGAGGAAATTAAGAAAGGTGCTAGAGGCGGAGATTGTATTCAAGTTGTGAATACCCGTGCAGCCCAAAATTGCGGGTCCATTTATTACGAAAGTAAACGTACCAAAGATTTTCAGCCCACGTGGATAGAAAAGTTCAAAGCAGACATTAGAGATAGAGGCGCTAATATAGGAGTTCTGGTTACCGAGGTTATGCCCTCCGGTATGGATAGAATGGGTCTGAGAGATGGCATATGGATATGTAACTACGATGAGTTTAAAGGCCTTTGCGCCGTTTTAAGGGAAACCATTGTTAAATTGGATACGGCCATTAGTTCCCAAGAAAACAAGGGAGATAAAATGGATATGCTATATACCTTTCTAACGGGTAATACCTTTAGAATGCAAGTAGAAGCCATAGTAGAAGGCTTCACCCAGATGAAAACCGATTTGGAAAGTGAGAAACGCTCCATGCAACGCATCTGGAAGCAGCGTGAAAAACAAATTGAAAAGGTGGTCACCAATACCATTGATATGTACGGTTCCATAAAAGGTATTGCAGGAAATGCAATACAGTCTGTCAAAGCTTTGGAATTGCCAGGTGGCGATGATGACGATGAGCAACTATTCTAG
- a CDS encoding ATP-binding protein, producing MNNSPFNHTHFIGYVNQVTPQFVKVHFPSSVLMKPFSFYGEQLRGGLVGNYVVVEGDQFGFLGKILELSLPEKERFQLSEKSFNTKEFHPTGKIEILLSFELFNPMKIDKGLNSLPMIGAKVFICSSNFIKNYFKGFGLKGVNKSVAPTIEFGCLTYDKTTIVELSQQALFGRHCAIVGTTGGGKSYTVSKLIEGVTYNNSKTIVIDSTGEYINFDDEDFSEKSAKLSIDSFFHYTNLAISDLFVLLRPSGQVQAPKLMEAIKSLKILRVLKNNIDDDFIEKVDENTFSIKISEQVRENITIRDNTILKAGQLMRPYNRVYNKFINEIESIKSDFDIKSLSLQIVKECVYDVDFNNKDKWGGRNDNHLNNCVSLILRINNLINNSKFDSLFGFNKEKNENGELINIINDFINNDKSLLRINFEFVGFDFQSREILSNAIGKYLLEEARVSRFKKNPLILFIDEAHQFLNKKVKDEYFEATELNSVDSIAKECRKYGLFLCIATQMPRDIPNGTLSQIGTFISHRLINHYDKEAIVNACSSANRETLSFLPVLGAGEAILMGIDFPMPVMLKVNMPTIKPNSETPLFTIKTLKKN from the coding sequence ATGAATAATAGTCCTTTTAACCACACTCACTTTATTGGTTACGTAAATCAGGTTACCCCTCAATTTGTTAAGGTTCATTTCCCATCTTCTGTTTTAATGAAACCTTTTTCATTTTATGGAGAGCAATTAAGAGGAGGATTAGTTGGTAATTATGTTGTAGTTGAAGGTGACCAATTTGGTTTTTTAGGTAAAATTCTTGAGCTTAGTCTGCCAGAAAAAGAAAGATTTCAATTAAGCGAAAAATCATTTAATACAAAAGAATTTCATCCAACAGGTAAAATTGAAATATTGCTTTCTTTTGAATTATTTAATCCAATGAAGATTGATAAAGGCTTGAATTCTTTGCCCATGATAGGGGCAAAAGTATTTATATGCTCTTCAAATTTCATTAAAAATTATTTTAAAGGATTTGGCCTAAAGGGAGTTAATAAAAGTGTCGCTCCTACCATTGAATTTGGCTGTCTAACCTATGATAAAACTACAATAGTCGAACTTTCACAACAAGCCCTTTTTGGGAGACATTGTGCAATAGTTGGAACAACCGGTGGGGGAAAGAGCTATACAGTAAGTAAATTAATAGAAGGTGTAACTTATAATAATAGCAAAACTATAGTAATAGATTCAACAGGTGAATATATTAATTTTGATGATGAAGATTTTTCTGAAAAATCGGCAAAACTATCAATAGATTCATTTTTTCATTATACAAACCTTGCGATTAGTGATTTATTTGTTCTATTAAGACCTTCAGGGCAAGTTCAAGCTCCAAAATTAATGGAAGCTATAAAATCTTTAAAAATTCTTCGAGTTTTAAAAAATAATATTGATGATGATTTTATTGAAAAAGTTGATGAGAATACTTTCTCAATTAAAATAAGTGAACAAGTTAGAGAAAATATAACAATACGAGATAATACAATTTTAAAGGCAGGACAGTTAATGAGACCCTATAATAGGGTCTATAATAAATTTATTAATGAGATAGAGAGTATAAAGTCTGATTTTGACATAAAATCGTTATCACTACAGATAGTCAAGGAATGTGTATACGATGTTGATTTCAACAATAAAGATAAGTGGGGAGGTAGAAATGATAATCATTTGAATAATTGTGTCAGCTTAATTCTTAGAATAAATAACCTTATAAATAACTCGAAATTCGATTCATTATTTGGTTTCAATAAAGAAAAAAATGAAAATGGAGAGTTGATTAATATAATCAATGACTTCATCAATAATGATAAAAGTTTATTGAGAATTAATTTTGAGTTTGTAGGTTTTGATTTTCAATCAAGAGAAATTTTATCCAACGCAATTGGAAAATATTTATTAGAAGAAGCTCGAGTTAGCAGGTTTAAAAAAAACCCTCTAATTCTATTTATAGACGAAGCTCATCAATTTTTGAATAAAAAAGTAAAAGATGAATATTTTGAGGCAACAGAATTAAATTCAGTTGATAGTATAGCAAAAGAATGTAGAAAATATGGACTGTTTTTATGTATTGCAACCCAAATGCCTAGAGATATTCCTAATGGTACCTTGAGTCAAATAGGGACATTTATTTCTCATAGACTTATTAATCATTATGATAAGGAAGCTATAGTAAATGCTTGTTCAAGTGCTAACCGAGAAACCCTATCTTTTTTACCGGTTCTCGGAGCTGGAGAAGCAATATTAATGGGAATAGATTTTCCAATGCCAGTTATGCTTAAGGTTAATATGCCGACAATTAAGCCTAATTCAGAAACGCCTCTATTTACTATTAAAACATTAAAGAAAAATTAA
- a CDS encoding EamA family transporter: protein MWMYLGLLAALFLGFHNLLKKHAVQGNEVFPVLLGTISSGFLLLLPFYVGSAWYPEYMKSLNFYITNIPWQTHGYIAIKSAIMAASWLLAYQALKHLPITIVTPIRSAGPFFTFIGAITIYQEKPNGLQWVGFFLIIFSVLLYSRIGKKEGIHFKSNKWIFAIIGATFLGASSGLYDKFLIQSLTLNPQTLQFWFCFYTVLILLVILSITWFPNAEKRKAFTWRWSIPLVGILLQIADYFYFKALQDPDALIMLLSAIKRSQILIAVVVGGLIFKEQNKRKKLVPLAGIMIGVFLILYS, encoded by the coding sequence ATGTGGATGTATCTTGGGCTTCTGGCCGCTTTATTCTTAGGGTTTCATAACCTGCTTAAAAAACATGCCGTTCAGGGCAATGAAGTCTTTCCGGTGCTTTTGGGCACCATTTCTTCGGGCTTTTTGCTGTTGCTGCCTTTTTATGTGGGCTCCGCTTGGTATCCGGAGTATATGAAAAGTCTAAACTTCTACATTACGAATATCCCGTGGCAAACGCATGGGTACATTGCTATAAAGTCTGCCATCATGGCGGCTTCCTGGTTGTTGGCGTATCAGGCGCTAAAACATTTGCCCATTACCATAGTTACGCCCATACGGTCCGCAGGTCCGTTTTTTACATTTATAGGCGCTATTACCATTTACCAGGAAAAGCCCAACGGGTTGCAATGGGTGGGGTTCTTTCTGATTATATTTTCGGTATTGCTGTATTCCAGGATCGGCAAAAAGGAAGGCATCCACTTTAAAAGTAACAAATGGATATTCGCCATTATAGGCGCTACCTTTTTAGGGGCTTCTAGCGGACTGTACGATAAATTCCTTATTCAGAGTCTTACCTTGAACCCACAGACCCTACAATTCTGGTTTTGTTTCTACACCGTTCTTATTCTACTCGTTATTTTGAGTATCACCTGGTTTCCAAACGCGGAAAAGCGAAAAGCTTTTACGTGGCGTTGGTCCATTCCGCTTGTCGGCATACTGTTGCAAATAGCGGATTACTTTTACTTTAAGGCGCTGCAAGACCCCGATGCGTTGATTATGTTACTTTCCGCCATTAAACGCAGCCAGATACTCATTGCCGTGGTGGTAGGTGGACTCATCTTTAAAGAACAGAATAAACGCAAGAAACTGGTGCCCCTAGCGGGCATTATGATCGGGGTTTTCTTGATTCTGTATTCATAG